One region of Streptomyces rishiriensis genomic DNA includes:
- a CDS encoding serine/threonine-protein kinase → MEKLGPEDPQRIGGYRLLARLGAGGMGQVYLARSDRGRTVAVKLVRRELAAREEFRARFRQEVRNAQRVGGFWTAPVLDADTEAAVPWVATGYVAGPSLQQVVSHDHGPLPERSVRILAAGLAHALANIHAAGIVHRDLKPSNVMVTIEGPRVIDFGVARALESVTGDSRLTQTGAVIGSPGFMAPEQLRGDAVTPASDVFCLGSVITYAATGTLPFGSADSGAHALMFRIAEDEPDLSGVPEGIADLVRACLRKDPAARPSLDRVLELTGVDDTVSDGRSRDPWLPGALVAQLGRHAVRLLEVEDPEGVSSHSGHPTRPALPHHSAAASEAFPEHSGPRGGAPSPDPRPTRVAGADGIPRQPLPPGGPAAPPHPVYGYPQQHPQPAAYGHPHQPPAAWSAAPGRAAPYNPYADGPAGPGATPAHDPYGPADPAGPQEPPRRKGRTTALLVAVALIVAIAAGGSVYAFMNGDGDATADPAPTASGGSTPSSAKASELPSPDSSTSPSASPSPSSTDGVVPAAYLGTWTTTIENESGTNTRRLTLAQGKVGDAVLALVADGEGYHCEFSATLSERPGGEGPLRIGPSKVTAGEPLSSCSPGAASEITLLADGALRRVNTGTGEKLTYTRR, encoded by the coding sequence ATGGAGAAGCTGGGCCCGGAGGACCCGCAGCGCATCGGCGGCTACCGGCTGCTCGCGCGACTGGGAGCGGGCGGCATGGGGCAGGTCTACCTCGCCCGCTCGGATCGGGGGCGCACGGTCGCCGTGAAGCTGGTCAGGCGGGAGCTGGCGGCACGCGAGGAGTTTCGCGCGCGGTTCCGGCAGGAGGTGCGCAACGCGCAGCGCGTCGGCGGGTTCTGGACCGCGCCCGTCCTCGACGCCGACACCGAGGCCGCCGTGCCCTGGGTCGCCACCGGCTATGTCGCCGGGCCGAGCCTCCAGCAGGTCGTGAGCCACGACCACGGTCCGCTGCCCGAGCGGTCGGTGCGCATCCTCGCCGCCGGGCTCGCGCACGCGCTGGCCAACATCCACGCGGCCGGGATCGTCCACCGCGACCTCAAGCCGTCCAATGTGATGGTCACCATCGAAGGGCCCCGGGTCATCGACTTCGGCGTCGCGCGGGCGCTGGAGAGCGTGACCGGCGACAGCCGGCTGACCCAGACCGGGGCGGTGATCGGCTCGCCCGGCTTCATGGCCCCCGAGCAGCTGCGCGGCGACGCGGTCACGCCGGCCAGCGACGTCTTCTGCCTCGGCTCGGTCATCACCTACGCCGCCACCGGCACCCTCCCCTTCGGCTCCGCCGACAGCGGGGCGCACGCCCTGATGTTCCGCATCGCCGAGGACGAACCCGACCTCTCCGGCGTCCCCGAGGGCATCGCCGACCTGGTCCGCGCCTGTCTGCGCAAGGACCCGGCCGCCCGCCCCTCCCTCGACCGCGTCCTGGAACTCACCGGCGTCGACGACACCGTCTCCGACGGCCGCTCCCGCGACCCCTGGCTGCCCGGCGCCCTCGTGGCGCAACTCGGCCGCCACGCCGTGCGGCTGCTGGAGGTGGAGGACCCGGAGGGCGTCTCGTCCCACTCCGGCCACCCCACGCGCCCCGCCCTCCCGCACCACTCGGCTGCCGCCTCCGAGGCCTTCCCGGAGCACTCCGGCCCGCGCGGCGGCGCTCCCTCGCCGGATCCCCGCCCCACGCGGGTCGCGGGCGCCGACGGCATCCCGCGGCAGCCCCTCCCGCCCGGCGGTCCGGCAGCCCCGCCCCACCCGGTGTACGGCTACCCCCAGCAGCATCCGCAGCCGGCCGCCTACGGCCACCCGCACCAGCCGCCGGCCGCCTGGTCCGCGGCGCCCGGCCGGGCGGCGCCGTACAACCCGTACGCGGACGGCCCGGCGGGCCCCGGCGCCACTCCGGCGCACGACCCGTACGGGCCGGCCGATCCCGCCGGCCCGCAGGAGCCGCCGCGCCGCAAGGGCCGGACGACCGCCCTGCTCGTCGCGGTCGCCCTGATCGTCGCGATCGCCGCGGGCGGTTCGGTGTACGCGTTCATGAACGGCGACGGCGATGCCACCGCGGACCCGGCGCCCACCGCGTCCGGTGGCTCGACGCCGTCCTCCGCGAAGGCCTCGGAGCTGCCCTCGCCGGACTCGTCGACGTCCCCCTCCGCGTCCCCCTCCCCGTCCTCGACGGACGGGGTCGTCCCGGCGGCCTACCTCGGCACCTGGACCACCACGATCGAGAACGAGAGCGGCACGAACACGCGCCGGCTGACCCTCGCCCAGGGCAAGGTGGGCGACGCGGTGCTGGCCCTCGTCGCCGACGGGGAGGGCTACCACTGCGAGTTCAGCGCCACTCTCTCCGAACGGCCGGGCGGCGAAGGCCCGTTGAGGATAGGCCCGTCCAAGGTCACCGCCGGCGAACCCCTCTCCTCGTGCAGCCCGGGCGCCGCCTCCGAGATCACGCTGCTCGCCGACGGCGCCCTGCGCCGGGTGAACACCGGCACCGGGGAGAAGCTGACCTACACCCGTCGGTGA
- a CDS encoding SLATT domain-containing protein, giving the protein MQPEGPPQDGRSEGAAGLRPGDLAGRTFPLGDWGEPAERLDELYRWVERGALETSAWYLADRVWKRRGARGLRAGASAGAVCAAALPLLDLTRVLGGVAPWGYLALLVAVGCVAVDRFFGLTSGWIRDVATAQAVQRRLQVLQFDWASESVREVLGPADGTASEAAERCLAVLRRFSEDVSELVRTETADWMVEFRTGPAPMGIQGAVASGGRADVGGGYGRFPLPPGANARPNMPRQRPPEPR; this is encoded by the coding sequence ATGCAGCCCGAGGGTCCGCCTCAGGACGGGCGGAGTGAGGGCGCGGCCGGGCTGCGGCCGGGCGATCTGGCCGGGCGGACGTTTCCGCTCGGGGACTGGGGCGAGCCCGCCGAGCGGCTGGACGAGCTGTACCGGTGGGTGGAGCGCGGGGCGCTGGAGACCTCCGCCTGGTACCTCGCGGACCGGGTGTGGAAGCGGCGGGGCGCCCGGGGGCTGCGCGCCGGGGCGTCGGCCGGAGCGGTGTGCGCGGCCGCGCTGCCGTTGCTGGACCTCACCCGGGTGCTGGGCGGTGTCGCTCCCTGGGGGTATCTGGCGCTGCTGGTCGCGGTGGGGTGCGTGGCGGTGGACCGCTTCTTCGGGTTGACGTCCGGCTGGATAAGGGACGTGGCCACCGCGCAGGCCGTGCAGCGCCGGCTCCAGGTGCTCCAGTTCGACTGGGCCTCGGAGAGCGTCCGGGAGGTGCTGGGCCCGGCGGACGGTACGGCGAGCGAGGCCGCGGAGCGGTGCCTGGCGGTGCTGCGGCGGTTCTCGGAGGACGTCTCGGAGCTGGTGCGTACGGAGACCGCGGACTGGATGGTCGAGTTCCGGACCGGGCCGGCGCCCATGGGGATCCAGGGGGCGGTCGCCTCCGGCGGGCGGGCGGACGTGGGTGGAGGGTACGGACGGTTTCCGCTGCCGCCGGGGGCGAACGCCCGGCCGAACATGCCTCGGCAGCGGCCGCCCGAGCCTCGGTGA
- a CDS encoding YbaB/EbfC family nucleoid-associated protein: MIPGGGQPNMQQLLQQAQKMQQDLARAQEELANTEVDGQAGGGLVQATVTGSGELRALRIDPKAVDPDDTETLADLIVAAVHAANENAQTLQQQKLGPLAQGLGGGSGIPGLPF; the protein is encoded by the coding sequence GTGATTCCCGGTGGTGGCCAGCCCAACATGCAGCAGCTGCTCCAGCAGGCCCAGAAGATGCAGCAGGACCTGGCCCGTGCCCAGGAGGAGCTGGCGAACACGGAGGTCGACGGGCAGGCGGGCGGCGGACTGGTGCAGGCCACCGTGACCGGTTCCGGCGAGCTGCGCGCGCTGCGGATCGACCCGAAGGCGGTGGACCCGGACGACACCGAGACCCTCGCCGACCTGATCGTCGCGGCCGTTCACGCGGCCAACGAGAACGCGCAGACGCTCCAGCAGCAGAAGCTCGGTCCGCTGGCCCAGGGTCTGGGCGGCGGCAGCGGCATCCCGGGACTGCCTTTCTAG
- the recR gene encoding recombination mediator RecR: MYEGVVQDLIDELGRLPGVGPKSAQRIAFHILQAEPTDVRRLAHALLEVKAKVRFCATCGNVAQEELCGICRDPRRDPSVICVVEEPKDVVAVERTREFRGRYHVLGGAISPIEGVGPDDLRIRELLARLADGTVTELILATDPNLEGEATATYLARMIKPMGLKVTRLASGLPVGGDLEYADEVTLGRAFEGRRLLDV, from the coding sequence TTGTACGAAGGCGTGGTCCAGGACCTCATCGACGAGCTGGGGCGACTGCCCGGCGTCGGTCCCAAGAGCGCGCAGCGGATCGCCTTCCACATCCTCCAGGCGGAGCCGACGGACGTACGGCGGCTCGCGCACGCCCTGCTGGAGGTCAAGGCGAAGGTCCGCTTCTGCGCGACCTGCGGCAACGTGGCGCAGGAGGAGCTGTGCGGCATCTGCCGCGACCCGCGCCGCGACCCGAGCGTCATCTGCGTGGTCGAGGAACCGAAGGACGTCGTGGCGGTCGAGCGCACGCGTGAGTTCCGCGGCAGGTACCACGTCCTGGGCGGCGCGATCAGCCCCATCGAAGGTGTGGGCCCCGACGACCTGCGGATACGAGAACTTCTCGCGCGGTTGGCCGACGGGACGGTCACGGAGCTGATCCTGGCCACCGACCCGAACCTGGAGGGCGAGGCGACGGCCACGTACCTCGCCCGCATGATCAAGCCCATGGGCCTGAAGGTCACCCGCCTGGCCAGCGGCCTCCCGGTGGGTGGCGACCTGGAATACGCGGACGAGGTGACCCTCGGTCGCGCCTTCGAGGGGAGACGACTCCTAGATGTCTGA
- a CDS encoding DUF5063 domain-containing protein codes for MSDATLHATEHNPDDFVVQIADQVESFLVAVTEVAKGDEPGLAVPFLLLEVSQLLLAGGRLGAHEDIVPDDRYEPDPGFEPDADELRENLARLLEPVDVYSEVFDPYEPRKAPVPARISDDLADVIADLRHGMVHYRAGRTTEALWWWQFSYFSNWGSTASATLRALHSVLAHIRLDQPLEELNGLDTDQSALGDETLEFEAGRVMAEEIGGQLGVRPAK; via the coding sequence ATGTCTGACGCCACGCTGCACGCGACCGAACACAACCCGGACGACTTCGTGGTCCAGATCGCGGACCAGGTCGAAAGCTTCCTGGTAGCCGTCACGGAGGTGGCGAAGGGCGACGAGCCGGGCCTGGCGGTCCCCTTCCTCCTCCTGGAGGTCTCCCAGCTGCTGCTGGCCGGCGGCCGCCTCGGCGCCCACGAGGACATCGTCCCCGACGACCGCTACGAGCCCGACCCGGGCTTCGAGCCGGACGCCGACGAACTCCGCGAGAACCTCGCCCGCCTCCTCGAGCCGGTCGACGTCTACTCCGAGGTCTTCGACCCCTACGAGCCCCGCAAGGCGCCCGTCCCGGCCCGGATCTCGGACGACCTCGCCGATGTCATCGCCGACCTGCGCCACGGCATGGTCCACTACCGCGCGGGCCGCACCACGGAGGCCCTGTGGTGGTGGCAGTTCTCCTACTTCTCCAACTGGGGCTCCACGGCCTCGGCGACCCTGCGCGCCCTGCACTCGGTCCTCGCCCACATCCGCCTGGACCAGCCCCTCGAGGAGCTGAACGGCCTCGACACCGACCAGTCCGCGCTGGGCGACGAGACCCTCGAGTTCGAGGCGGGCCGGGTCATGGCCGAGGAGATCGGCGGACAGCTGGGCGTACGCCCGGCGAAGTAG
- a CDS encoding PhzF family phenazine biosynthesis protein, whose protein sequence is MDVLRYVAFGTDPAGGNPAGVVLDATGIDDATMLATAAEVGYSETAFVTPSDDGTLSVRYFSPLAEVPFCGHATIATAVAHADRHGTGPLTLRTGVGVVPVTTAVAADGTTVATLVSVAPRTEPLAAADLAELLSALRWSADELDPALPPRAAYAGAWHPVIAAADRSRLADLDYDMPALTALMARRGWTTVDLVWRESPTVFHARNAFPPGGVVEDPATGAAAAAFGGYLRELGLVATPATLTIHQGEDMGRPSTITVSVPAERDTGIAVTGAAVPI, encoded by the coding sequence ATGGATGTTCTGCGCTATGTGGCCTTCGGCACCGATCCCGCGGGTGGCAACCCCGCGGGCGTGGTGCTCGACGCCACCGGTATCGACGACGCGACCATGCTGGCCACGGCGGCCGAAGTCGGCTATTCGGAAACGGCGTTCGTGACGCCGTCCGACGACGGCACCCTGTCCGTGAGGTACTTCAGCCCGCTCGCCGAGGTGCCGTTCTGCGGTCACGCGACGATCGCCACGGCCGTCGCCCACGCCGACCGGCACGGCACCGGACCCCTGACCCTGCGCACCGGCGTGGGCGTCGTCCCCGTCACCACCGCGGTGGCCGCAGACGGTACGACCGTGGCGACCCTGGTGAGCGTCGCGCCGCGCACGGAGCCCCTGGCGGCGGCCGACCTGGCGGAGCTGCTGTCCGCCCTGCGCTGGTCGGCCGACGAGCTCGATCCGGCGCTGCCGCCCCGCGCGGCCTACGCGGGCGCCTGGCATCCGGTCATCGCCGCGGCCGACCGGAGCCGGCTGGCCGACCTCGACTACGACATGCCCGCGCTCACCGCGCTCATGGCCCGCCGGGGCTGGACCACCGTCGACCTGGTCTGGCGGGAATCACCCACCGTCTTCCACGCCCGCAACGCCTTCCCGCCCGGCGGGGTGGTCGAGGACCCGGCCACCGGAGCGGCGGCCGCCGCCTTCGGCGGCTATCTGCGCGAACTCGGACTGGTGGCCACCCCGGCGACCTTGACGATCCATCAGGGCGAGGACATGGGCCGTCCGAGCACCATCACGGTCTCCGTGCCGGCCGAACGGGACACCGGCATCGCCGTCACCGGCGCGGCCGTACCGATCTGA
- a CDS encoding SgcJ/EcaC family oxidoreductase has protein sequence MTRKTRIRAALVTATAVVTAATVSAGISAAGGNRPAEPTKRQAAALFDTWNAALQTGDPQQVADLYAGDAVLLPTLSDEVRTDRAGRIDYFEHFLANKPFGKKIETHINVLDANSVLDAGVYQFSLTDHDTGRKSVVKARYTYEWEKRNGEWKIVNHHSSVMPGG, from the coding sequence ATGACCCGCAAGACCCGCATACGCGCCGCCCTCGTCACCGCCACCGCCGTCGTCACCGCCGCCACGGTGTCGGCCGGGATCAGCGCGGCCGGCGGCAACCGGCCCGCCGAGCCCACCAAGAGGCAGGCCGCCGCCCTGTTCGACACGTGGAACGCGGCGTTGCAGACCGGTGATCCGCAGCAGGTCGCCGACCTCTACGCCGGTGACGCGGTGCTGCTGCCCACCCTCTCCGACGAGGTCCGTACCGACCGCGCCGGCCGCATCGACTACTTCGAGCACTTCCTCGCGAACAAGCCGTTCGGCAAGAAGATCGAGACGCACATCAACGTCCTCGACGCGAACTCGGTGCTGGACGCGGGCGTCTATCAGTTCTCGCTGACCGACCACGACACCGGCAGGAAGAGCGTGGTCAAGGCCCGCTACACCTACGAGTGGGAGAAGCGGAACGGCGAGTGGAAGATCGTCAACCACCACTCCTCTGTGATGCCCGGAGGCTGA
- a CDS encoding sensor histidine kinase has product MIKQLIRSYVLLVAVAILLFTVPVAFTLTAQLRGDTEVSIEREATTMALLLGNGDTASCQALEEMARAYAVETEDEVQATTTARCGPALPRPERDAALAAALERGRPTTDWGSDLIWGRDLVITVPAKDGGQVVGAVRIVYSTSGLTHRLWTIWGFRAGLAVAVLGVAALIGAIVARRITRPLRQLNAMASRFSDGDLTARSPVTGPQETQTLARTLNQAGERLDTLIASQRIFVADASHQLRTPLTALRLSLDNIADGVDDAFVREDVEQATAEVVRMSRLVNGLLVLARAEAKVTAAEPLCLTDIVAERLSVWRPAADERGVTIALGGSVVDDRPSVLASPGNLDQVLDNVLSNALEVSPDGGEITVRADARGDRVVLSVLDDGPGMSDAEKSRAFDRFWRGQGLTGRSGSGLGLAVVKQLVTDDGGTVALTDAPGGGLCVTVSLRASQRSGG; this is encoded by the coding sequence ATGATCAAGCAACTCATCCGCAGCTATGTGCTGCTGGTCGCCGTCGCCATCCTGCTGTTCACCGTGCCGGTGGCCTTCACCCTCACCGCCCAGCTGCGCGGCGACACCGAGGTGTCCATCGAACGCGAGGCGACCACCATGGCGCTGCTGCTGGGCAACGGCGACACCGCCTCCTGCCAGGCCCTGGAGGAGATGGCCAGGGCGTACGCCGTGGAGACCGAGGACGAGGTGCAGGCCACCACCACCGCCCGGTGCGGGCCGGCCCTGCCGCGCCCCGAGCGGGACGCGGCGCTGGCCGCGGCGCTGGAACGGGGCCGGCCGACCACCGACTGGGGATCGGACCTCATCTGGGGCCGCGACCTGGTGATCACCGTCCCCGCGAAGGACGGCGGCCAGGTCGTCGGCGCCGTACGGATCGTCTACTCGACCTCGGGGCTCACCCACAGGCTGTGGACGATCTGGGGGTTCCGGGCCGGCCTGGCCGTGGCGGTGCTCGGCGTGGCGGCGCTGATCGGCGCGATCGTCGCCCGCCGCATCACCCGCCCCCTGCGCCAGCTGAACGCCATGGCGAGCAGGTTCAGCGACGGCGACCTGACGGCCCGCTCCCCCGTGACGGGCCCGCAGGAGACGCAGACCCTGGCGCGCACGCTCAACCAGGCCGGCGAGCGCCTGGACACGCTGATCGCCTCGCAGCGCATCTTCGTGGCGGACGCCTCGCACCAGCTGAGGACCCCGCTGACGGCGCTCCGCCTCTCCCTGGACAACATCGCGGACGGCGTCGACGACGCGTTCGTACGGGAGGACGTGGAGCAGGCCACCGCCGAGGTGGTGCGGATGAGCCGGCTGGTCAACGGCCTGCTGGTGCTGGCCAGGGCCGAGGCCAAGGTGACGGCGGCGGAACCGCTGTGCCTGACGGACATCGTGGCGGAACGCCTGTCGGTGTGGAGGCCGGCCGCCGACGAGCGCGGAGTCACCATCGCGCTCGGGGGGAGTGTCGTCGACGACCGGCCGTCTGTGCTGGCCAGCCCCGGCAATCTGGACCAGGTGCTGGACAACGTGCTCTCGAACGCTCTGGAGGTGTCACCCGACGGCGGGGAGATCACCGTCCGGGCCGATGCGCGGGGCGACCGGGTGGTGCTGTCCGTCCTCGACGACGGTCCGGGCATGTCCGACGCGGAGAAGTCCCGCGCCTTCGACCGCTTCTGGCGCGGCCAGGGCCTCACCGGTCGCTCCGGTTCCGGCCTCGGCCTGGCCGTCGTCAAACAGCTGGTGACGGACGACGGCGGGACGGTGGCCCTGACGGACGCTCCCGGCGGCGGCCTCTGCGTGACGGTCAGCCTCCGGGCATCACAGAGGAGTGGTGGTTGA
- a CDS encoding response regulator transcription factor translates to MHVLLVEDDEPVAESLRRGLQRYGFGVTRVATGAAALAHSGPCDVVLLDLGLPDTDGLDVCKALRERGDIPIIVISARSDETDRVVGLELGADDYVSKPFGVREVIARIRAVMRRVRPRTAQDGTTGGPDRYGSRLTVDRKAARVHVDGEEVALTPKEYDLLSFLTEEPGALMSREQIMEAVWDANWFGPTKTLDVHVAALRRKLAGVVAIEAVRGVGFRLEIAGRTAPGPGGPPS, encoded by the coding sequence GTGCACGTACTCCTGGTGGAAGACGACGAACCGGTCGCCGAGTCGCTGCGACGCGGACTGCAGCGCTACGGCTTCGGGGTCACCCGGGTCGCCACGGGCGCCGCCGCGCTCGCCCACTCCGGCCCCTGTGACGTCGTCCTGCTGGACCTGGGCCTGCCGGACACCGACGGCCTCGACGTGTGCAAGGCCCTGCGCGAGCGCGGCGACATCCCGATCATCGTGATCAGCGCCCGGAGCGACGAGACGGACCGCGTGGTCGGCCTGGAGCTGGGCGCCGACGACTACGTGTCCAAGCCGTTCGGCGTGCGGGAGGTCATCGCGCGGATACGGGCCGTGATGCGGCGCGTGCGGCCGCGTACGGCGCAGGACGGCACGACCGGCGGCCCGGACCGCTACGGCTCCCGGCTGACCGTCGACCGCAAGGCCGCCCGCGTCCACGTGGACGGCGAGGAGGTCGCGCTCACGCCGAAGGAGTACGACCTGCTGTCCTTCCTCACCGAGGAGCCGGGCGCGCTGATGTCGCGTGAGCAGATCATGGAAGCGGTCTGGGACGCGAACTGGTTCGGGCCGACGAAGACGCTGGACGTGCATGTGGCGGCGCTGCGGCGGAAGCTCGCCGGGGTCGTCGCCATCGAGGCGGTGCGGGGTGTGGGGTTCCGCCTGGAGATAGCCGGCCGGACCGCTCCCGGCCCGGGCGGCCCACCGTCATGA
- a CDS encoding aspartate kinase, with protein MGLVVQKYGGSSVADAEGIKRVAKRIVEAKKNGHQVVVVVSAMGDTTDELIDLAEQVSPMPSGREFDMLLTAGERISMALLAMAIKNLGHSAQSFTGSQAGVITDSVHNKARIIDVTPGRIRTALDEGNIAIVAGFQGVSQDKKDITTLGRGGSDTTAVALAAALDAEVCEIYTDVDGVFTADPRVVKKARKIDWISFEDMLELAASGSKVLLHRCVEYARRYDIPIHVRSSFSGLQGTWVSSEPLVKTQQQGEKPVEQAIISGVAHDTSEAKVTVVGVPDKPGEAAVIFRTIADAEINIDMIVQNVSAAATGLTDISFTLPKAEGRKAIDALEKNKSGIGFDSLRYDDQIGKISLVGAGMKTNPGVTADFFKALSDAGVNIELISTSEIRISVVTRADDVNEAVRAVHTAFGLDSDSDEAVVYGGTGR; from the coding sequence GTGGGCCTTGTCGTGCAGAAGTACGGAGGTTCCTCCGTAGCCGATGCCGAGGGCATCAAGCGCGTCGCCAAGCGGATCGTGGAAGCGAAGAAGAACGGCCACCAAGTGGTCGTCGTCGTTTCCGCGATGGGCGACACGACGGACGAGCTGATCGATCTCGCCGAGCAGGTGTCCCCGATGCCCAGCGGCCGGGAATTCGACATGCTGCTGACCGCCGGAGAGCGGATCTCCATGGCCCTGCTGGCGATGGCGATCAAGAACCTGGGCCACAGCGCCCAGTCGTTCACCGGCAGCCAGGCAGGCGTCATCACCGACTCGGTCCACAACAAGGCCCGGATCATCGACGTCACGCCCGGGCGCATCCGGACCGCGCTGGACGAGGGCAACATCGCCATCGTCGCCGGGTTCCAGGGTGTCAGCCAGGACAAGAAGGACATCACCACGCTGGGACGTGGCGGGTCCGACACCACGGCCGTCGCCCTCGCCGCCGCGCTCGACGCCGAGGTCTGCGAGATCTACACCGACGTGGACGGCGTGTTCACCGCCGACCCGCGCGTGGTGAAGAAGGCGCGGAAGATCGACTGGATCTCCTTCGAGGACATGCTGGAGCTCGCGGCCTCCGGATCCAAGGTGCTGCTCCACCGCTGTGTGGAGTACGCCCGCCGCTACGACATCCCGATCCACGTCCGCTCGTCCTTCAGCGGGCTCCAGGGCACGTGGGTCAGCAGTGAGCCACTCGTCAAGACACAGCAGCAAGGGGAAAAGCCGGTGGAGCAGGCCATCATCTCCGGTGTCGCGCACGACACCTCCGAGGCCAAGGTCACGGTCGTCGGTGTCCCGGACAAGCCGGGCGAGGCCGCCGTGATCTTCCGGACGATCGCCGACGCCGAGATCAACATCGACATGATCGTGCAGAACGTGTCCGCGGCCGCGACCGGCCTGACGGACATCTCCTTCACGCTGCCCAAGGCCGAGGGCCGCAAGGCCATCGACGCCCTGGAGAAGAACAAGTCGGGCATCGGCTTCGACTCGCTGCGCTACGACGACCAGATCGGCAAGATCTCCCTCGTCGGCGCCGGGATGAAGACCAACCCGGGCGTCACGGCCGACTTCTTCAAGGCCCTGTCCGACGCGGGCGTCAACATCGAGCTCATCTCGACGTCCGAGATCCGCATCTCGGTCGTGACGCGCGCCGACGACGTCAACGAGGCCGTGCGCGCCGTGCACACCGCCTTCGGGCTGGACTCCGACAGCGACGAGGCCGTCGTCTACGGGGGCACCGGCCGCTGA
- a CDS encoding aspartate-semialdehyde dehydrogenase, giving the protein MADKVRPTLAVVGATGAVGTVMLRILSQRADIWGEIRLVASPRSAGRKLAVRGEEVEVVALSEEAFDGVDVAMFDVPDEVAAQWAPVAAAKGVVVVDNSGAFRMDPQVPLVVPEVNAHALRSRPRGIVANPNCTTLSMIVALGALHAEYGLRELVVSSYQAVSGAGRAGVDTLRRQIALVAGTELGTNPGDLRRAVGDATGPFPEPVALNVVPWAGSLRADGWSSEEMKVRDESRKILGLPKLPVAVTCVRVPVVTTHSLTVHARFQDEVTVEGAREIIATAPGVVLFDNPAAGEFPTPADVVGTDPTWVGRVRRALDDPTALELFVCGDNLRKGAALNTAQIAELVAAELA; this is encoded by the coding sequence ATGGCCGACAAGGTGCGTCCGACCCTCGCGGTCGTGGGAGCGACCGGGGCCGTCGGCACGGTCATGCTCAGGATCCTGTCCCAGCGGGCCGACATCTGGGGCGAGATCCGGCTTGTCGCCTCCCCGCGCTCGGCCGGCCGCAAGCTGGCCGTGCGGGGGGAGGAGGTCGAGGTGGTGGCCCTGTCGGAGGAGGCCTTCGACGGGGTCGACGTCGCCATGTTCGACGTGCCCGACGAGGTCGCGGCGCAGTGGGCGCCGGTCGCCGCCGCCAAGGGCGTGGTCGTCGTCGACAACTCCGGCGCCTTCCGGATGGATCCGCAGGTGCCGCTGGTCGTCCCGGAGGTCAACGCGCACGCGCTGCGGTCCCGGCCGCGCGGGATCGTCGCCAACCCCAACTGCACGACGCTTTCGATGATCGTCGCCCTGGGCGCGCTGCACGCCGAGTACGGGCTGCGCGAGCTGGTGGTGTCGTCGTACCAGGCGGTGAGCGGTGCCGGACGGGCCGGGGTGGACACCCTCCGGCGGCAGATCGCGCTGGTCGCCGGCACCGAACTGGGGACCAACCCCGGTGACCTGCGGCGGGCCGTCGGCGACGCCACCGGTCCCTTCCCGGAGCCGGTGGCGCTGAACGTCGTCCCGTGGGCCGGGTCGCTGCGCGCGGACGGCTGGTCGTCGGAGGAGATGAAGGTGCGGGACGAGTCCCGCAAGATCCTCGGGCTGCCGAAGCTGCCGGTCGCCGTGACCTGTGTGCGCGTCCCGGTGGTCACCACGCACTCCCTCACCGTCCACGCCCGCTTCCAGGACGAGGTCACCGTCGAGGGCGCCCGCGAGATCATCGCGACGGCGCCCGGTGTCGTCCTGTTCGACAACCCGGCGGCCGGGGAGTTCCCCACGCCGGCCGACGTGGTCGGCACCGACCCGACCTGGGTGGGCCGCGTACGACGGGCCCTGGACGACCCGACGGCGCTGGAACTGTTCGTGTGCGGGGACAATCTGCGCAAGGGCGCCGCGCTGAACACCGCGCAGATCGCCGAGCTGGTGGCGGCCGAGCTGGCCTGA
- a CDS encoding SigE family RNA polymerase sigma factor yields MPGTPGGMPVIAPMPAARPARVPSQRDGAEAAEATVAAENAEAAGTTVDHLTETYRAHYRSLLGLAALLLDDTASCEDVVQEAFIRVHSARKRVRDPEKTLAYLRQTVVNLSRSALRRRILGLKLLSKPMPDMASAEEGAYDQLERDSLIKAMKGLQRRQREVLVLRYFADMTEAQVAATLGVSLGSVKAYGSRGIAALRIAMEAPA; encoded by the coding sequence ATGCCCGGCACGCCCGGCGGCATGCCGGTGATCGCGCCCATGCCCGCAGCGCGGCCCGCCCGCGTCCCCAGCCAGCGTGACGGCGCCGAAGCCGCCGAAGCGACCGTCGCCGCCGAGAACGCCGAGGCGGCCGGCACCACCGTCGACCACCTCACCGAGACCTACCGGGCCCACTACCGCTCGCTGCTCGGTCTCGCCGCCCTCCTCCTCGACGACACCGCCTCCTGCGAGGACGTCGTCCAGGAGGCGTTCATCCGCGTCCACTCCGCGCGCAAGCGCGTCCGCGACCCGGAGAAGACCCTCGCCTACCTGCGTCAGACGGTCGTCAACCTCTCCCGTTCCGCCCTGCGCCGCCGCATCCTCGGCCTGAAGCTGCTCTCCAAGCCGATGCCGGACATGGCCAGCGCGGAGGAGGGCGCCTACGACCAGCTGGAGCGCGACTCGCTCATCAAGGCGATGAAGGGCCTGCAGCGCCGTCAGCGCGAGGTCCTGGTGCTGCGCTACTTCGCCGACATGACCGAGGCCCAGGTCGCCGCGACCCTCGGCGTCTCCCTCGGCTCGGTCAAGGCCTACGGCTCGCGCGGCATCGCCGCCCTGCGCATAGCCATGGAGGCGCCGGCGTGA